Proteins from a single region of Methanoculleus taiwanensis:
- a CDS encoding DUF1622 domain-containing protein, which yields MVLEQAIAIIESVLGIFGALFIIYGGFIAIYQILKREARIQWLSYHDIRAVFTTRILIGLEFFVAADVLKTILEPTFQDLAVLGALVTIRTVVSYFLGKEMQEMPEDKKM from the coding sequence ATGGTGCTCGAACAGGCTATCGCGATCATTGAGTCGGTGCTCGGCATCTTCGGTGCGCTCTTTATCATCTACGGAGGGTTCATTGCGATCTACCAGATCCTGAAACGAGAGGCCCGTATACAGTGGCTGAGCTACCACGACATCAGGGCGGTCTTCACCACACGGATCCTGATCGGCCTTGAGTTCTTCGTGGCCGCCGATGTCCTCAAGACCATCCTCGAACCGACGTTTCAGGATCTGGCCGTGCTCGGTGCCCTCGTCACCATCAGAACCGTCGTGAGTTATTTCCTCGGGAAAGAGATGCAGGAGATGCCGGAAGATAAAAAAATGTGA
- a CDS encoding cation diffusion facilitator family transporter has protein sequence MERDTEADGILGSPVRRMAVYSLALNISLVSIKYLLSLVTGSLALQADAVHSLVDVFASIALILGLVISTRKSPEFPYGLYKIENVVSVIIALLLFLTAYEIVREALFREGAAVTYDPLVLAAVALLIPVPFLFGRYEMRVGRQYNSPSLVADGNQFTADVLSSAIVFVALVGSASGLPLDRVAAVIVALFILRAGWGILISGMRVLLDASVDQTTLEAVSRIILAEPAVTDLRRITGRNSGRYVFVEADVAFRIGDLEQAHRITERIKEKIRDAIPRVDRVVLHLEPSSSTHMRYAVALGDGGGTISPHFGEAPSFAVVEIDRSSGKIEEMRFIANPYTGVEKGKGMQTARRLLAEKPDVVVTRESMEGKGPAYLFAEAGVEVVRTDIPLLKDFLQSLRPEEGPQVDGSASAADLPQA, from the coding sequence ATGGAGAGGGATACTGAAGCGGACGGTATACTCGGTTCACCCGTCCGGCGGATGGCCGTCTATTCACTGGCACTCAATATCTCGCTGGTTTCCATCAAGTATCTGCTCTCGCTGGTCACGGGAAGTCTGGCGCTGCAGGCCGATGCGGTTCACTCACTCGTCGACGTCTTTGCGTCGATCGCCCTGATCCTTGGCCTCGTCATCTCGACGCGGAAGAGCCCCGAGTTCCCCTACGGCCTTTATAAAATTGAGAATGTCGTCTCGGTGATCATCGCACTGCTCCTCTTCCTGACTGCTTACGAGATCGTCCGGGAGGCGCTCTTCCGTGAAGGGGCGGCGGTAACATACGATCCGCTGGTACTTGCCGCAGTGGCGCTCCTGATTCCCGTGCCGTTCCTCTTCGGCCGGTACGAGATGCGTGTCGGCCGCCAGTACAACTCTCCGAGCCTCGTTGCCGACGGGAATCAGTTCACGGCAGACGTCCTCTCATCAGCGATCGTCTTTGTTGCCCTGGTGGGGAGTGCGTCCGGCCTCCCTCTCGACCGGGTTGCCGCCGTCATCGTCGCACTCTTCATTCTGCGGGCGGGATGGGGCATCCTTATCTCCGGGATGCGGGTGCTCCTCGATGCATCGGTAGACCAAACGACGCTCGAGGCAGTTTCGAGGATCATCCTCGCCGAACCGGCGGTCACCGATCTCCGGCGCATCACCGGCCGCAACTCGGGCAGATACGTCTTTGTCGAGGCGGATGTCGCCTTCAGGATCGGCGATCTCGAGCAGGCGCACCGGATCACCGAGCGGATCAAGGAAAAGATACGGGATGCCATACCCCGTGTCGACCGGGTCGTCCTGCACCTTGAACCGTCATCATCGACGCATATGCGGTATGCCGTGGCACTCGGGGACGGCGGGGGCACGATCAGCCCTCACTTCGGTGAGGCCCCTTCGTTTGCCGTCGTCGAGATCGACCGTTCGTCCGGGAAGATCGAGGAGATGCGGTTCATAGCGAATCCCTATACCGGGGTCGAGAAGGGAAAAGGAATGCAGACGGCACGACGGCTCCTTGCCGAGAAGCCCGACGTCGTCGTCACCCGGGAGAGCATGGAGGGAAAAGGGCCGGCATACCTTTTTGCCGAGGCGGGGGTTGAGGTCGTCCGGACGGATATCCCGCTGCTCAAGGATTTCCTGCAGTCTCTCAGGCCTGAAGAGGGGCCGCAGGTGGATGGTTCCGCCTCTGCGGCGGACCTTCCGCAGGCGTGA
- a CDS encoding bis(5'-nucleosyl)-tetraphosphatase → MPKEKSCGAVVFRKDREIEYLLLQYEAGHWDLVKGHGKRGERETETVLRELEEETGIVDAWFIPEFREEIHYFFRRRGSTVYKEVVYYLMETRKREVLLSDEHIGYQWLPFERAIRTITFKNSRDVVKKAQRHLKAEVPPGG, encoded by the coding sequence ATGCCCAAAGAGAAGTCCTGTGGTGCCGTCGTCTTCCGCAAAGACCGGGAGATCGAGTACCTGCTCCTGCAGTACGAGGCCGGCCACTGGGATCTCGTCAAAGGGCACGGGAAGCGGGGGGAGAGAGAGACGGAGACCGTGCTCCGGGAACTCGAAGAAGAGACAGGAATCGTCGATGCGTGGTTCATCCCGGAGTTTCGCGAGGAGATCCACTATTTCTTCCGGCGCCGGGGAAGCACCGTCTACAAGGAGGTCGTCTACTACCTGATGGAGACACGAAAGCGGGAGGTGCTCCTCTCGGACGAGCATATCGGCTACCAATGGCTGCCGTTCGAGCGGGCGATCAGGACAATCACCTTTAAAAATTCACGGGACGTTGTGAAGAAAGCGCAGCGTCACCTGAAAGCGGAGGTTCCCCCCGGCGGGTAA
- the udg gene encoding type-4 uracil-DNA glycosylase: MSVIEEHMDESTHRREQMGELSSVIRECRKCPLWKDTHNAVPGEGNPAAKLVFIGEAPGRQEDLTGRPFVGRAGSLLERLLAGIGLTRSDVFIANIVKHRPPENRDPRESEIEICTPYLDQQIRLIEPEIIVTLGRHSTRYILSRVPIEFEKITDIRGKVFPVTFAGRKVRIIPTFHPAAALYNPAYRADLEEDFRTIRDELTVTEPR, encoded by the coding sequence ATGAGTGTGATTGAAGAGCATATGGATGAGAGCACACACCGGAGAGAGCAGATGGGCGAACTCTCTTCAGTGATACGCGAATGCAGAAAATGCCCCCTCTGGAAGGATACTCATAACGCGGTCCCGGGGGAAGGGAATCCTGCGGCGAAGCTGGTCTTTATCGGTGAGGCTCCGGGGAGGCAGGAAGACCTCACCGGCAGGCCGTTCGTCGGTCGTGCAGGCTCCCTCCTTGAGAGGCTCCTCGCCGGCATCGGGCTTACCCGGTCGGACGTATTCATCGCAAATATCGTCAAACACCGCCCCCCCGAGAACCGCGATCCGCGGGAGAGCGAGATCGAGATCTGCACCCCCTACCTCGATCAGCAGATCCGGCTGATCGAACCCGAGATCATCGTCACACTCGGGAGGCACTCGACCCGGTACATCCTCTCCCGGGTGCCGATCGAGTTTGAAAAGATCACCGATATTCGTGGAAAGGTCTTTCCGGTTACCTTCGCCGGCCGGAAGGTGCGGATCATCCCGACCTTCCACCCGGCGGCAGCCCTCTACAACCCCGCATACAGGGCAGATCTCGAAGAGGATTTCCGGACGATCCGGGACGAACTCACAGTCACGGAGCCACGGTAG
- a CDS encoding phosphoribosylanthranilate isomerase has translation MRVKICGVMTVEDAEYIVSLGADAIGMIVCSDSPREITLQQAAEIIGAVGSRTRTVCVTHTTSAEDLERILALRPAAVQISHDFPLPDPRDVAFIRVLMPTDLPRGDCDAVIVDASRGTGRLYDPAFARRMVEDSPVPVVLAGGLSPENVALAIDTVRPYAVDVCSGLESAPGVKDREKIRSFMRACRSRPPG, from the coding sequence ATGCGCGTGAAGATCTGTGGGGTAATGACGGTAGAGGATGCGGAGTATATCGTATCTCTCGGGGCGGATGCAATCGGCATGATCGTCTGCAGCGACTCGCCCCGCGAGATCACGCTACAGCAGGCGGCAGAGATCATCGGCGCCGTTGGTTCCCGGACGAGGACGGTCTGCGTCACCCACACCACCTCCGCGGAAGACCTCGAACGCATCCTCGCTCTCCGCCCCGCGGCCGTGCAAATCTCGCACGATTTCCCGCTCCCCGATCCCCGGGACGTGGCGTTCATCCGGGTCCTGATGCCCACCGACCTGCCGCGGGGCGACTGCGATGCGGTGATTGTGGATGCGAGCCGCGGCACCGGACGGCTCTACGATCCCGCCTTTGCGCGGCGGATGGTCGAGGATTCGCCCGTCCCGGTCGTCCTGGCCGGCGGGCTTTCGCCGGAGAACGTCGCCCTCGCGATCGATACCGTCCGCCCGTATGCGGTGGACGTCTGCTCGGGGCTCGAGTCCGCTCCCGGGGTCAAAGACCGGGAGAAGATCCGCTCGTTCATGCGGGCGTGCCGGAGCAGGCCTCCGGGATAG
- the lysS gene encoding lysine--tRNA ligase — protein sequence MNDTDNLCFERSKIDKIQDLRERGVTVYPYSFDRKDTIEAIKARFDDATHEKSEDAVSTAGRIYIIRHHGKTIFADIGDATGKIQLYIRKNDLGEEKFNLFKDYFDNGDIIGVTGHVFRTKMGELTVWVDDIVLLTKSVCALPEKFHGLKNVETRYRQRYIDLIMNEESRETFRTRSRIISRLRTFLLDRDFLEFETPTLQPIYGGANARPFTTYHNYLEQKLYLRIAPELYLKRLLVGGFDKVFEIAKNFRNEDIDTNHNPEFSMVEIYEAYRDYNDMMDLTEAIFSELAGEICGSTEILFEETPLSFERPWKRMSMDEAVREYAGISVRDLSIDELREFGRKHNVEGYEEATTWGEFLVLFFEHFAEKQLIQPTFIYDFPLENSPLAKKHREHEGLTERFELFIYGMEMANGFSELNDPLDQKARLELQDAKRRRGDLEAQMIDYDFINALGYGMPPTGGVGIGIDRLVMLLTNKNSIKEVLLFPQMKTLQPREKGNESEIGQGDLPVCEDEGKTA from the coding sequence ATGAATGACACGGACAATCTCTGTTTTGAGAGATCGAAGATAGATAAAATACAGGACCTGAGAGAACGCGGCGTTACGGTCTATCCGTATTCGTTCGACCGAAAGGACACGATAGAAGCGATCAAAGCCCGTTTCGACGATGCGACCCATGAAAAGAGCGAGGATGCGGTCTCCACGGCAGGCCGGATCTATATCATCCGCCATCACGGGAAGACGATCTTTGCGGATATCGGCGATGCGACCGGCAAGATCCAGCTCTACATCCGGAAGAACGATCTCGGCGAGGAGAAGTTCAATCTCTTCAAGGATTACTTCGACAACGGGGACATCATCGGGGTGACCGGCCACGTCTTCCGGACGAAGATGGGTGAACTGACTGTCTGGGTCGACGACATTGTGCTCCTTACAAAGTCGGTCTGCGCTCTCCCGGAGAAGTTCCACGGCCTCAAGAATGTCGAGACGCGATACCGGCAGCGGTATATCGACCTCATCATGAACGAAGAGAGCCGCGAGACGTTCAGGACGCGGAGCAGGATCATCTCCCGCCTCCGCACGTTCCTGCTGGATCGCGACTTTCTGGAGTTCGAGACACCGACGCTGCAGCCGATCTACGGCGGCGCGAACGCACGGCCGTTCACGACCTACCACAACTACCTCGAGCAGAAACTCTATCTCCGGATTGCGCCGGAACTCTACCTAAAGCGCCTCCTTGTCGGTGGATTCGACAAGGTCTTCGAGATCGCGAAGAACTTCCGGAACGAAGATATCGATACCAACCATAACCCCGAGTTCTCGATGGTCGAGATCTACGAGGCGTACCGGGACTATAATGATATGATGGATCTCACCGAGGCGATCTTCTCAGAGCTCGCCGGCGAGATCTGCGGCTCGACGGAGATTCTATTCGAGGAGACGCCCCTCTCCTTCGAGCGGCCGTGGAAGCGGATGAGCATGGACGAGGCGGTGCGGGAGTATGCGGGAATCTCCGTCCGGGATCTCTCTATCGACGAACTCAGGGAGTTTGGACGAAAGCATAACGTCGAGGGATACGAAGAGGCGACGACGTGGGGAGAGTTCCTCGTCCTCTTCTTCGAGCATTTCGCCGAAAAGCAGCTCATTCAGCCGACGTTTATCTACGATTTTCCCCTTGAGAACTCGCCGCTTGCAAAGAAGCACCGCGAGCACGAGGGGCTGACCGAGCGGTTCGAGCTCTTTATCTATGGTATGGAGATGGCGAACGGCTTTTCGGAGCTGAACGACCCGCTCGACCAGAAGGCACGGCTCGAGCTCCAGGACGCAAAGCGGCGCCGGGGCGACCTCGAGGCGCAGATGATCGATTACGACTTCATCAATGCGCTCGGCTACGGGATGCCGCCGACCGGGGGTGTCGGTATCGGCATCGACCGGCTGGTGATGCTGCTGACCAACAAAAACTCCATCAAGGAAGTTCTCCTCTTCCCGCAGATGAAGACACTTCAGCCGCGTGAAAAGGGAAACGAAAGTGAGATCGGGCAGGGTGACCTGCCCGTATGCGAGGATGAAGGGAAGACGGCGTGA
- a CDS encoding YwbE family protein codes for MTVEIVQKCDQRTGKRTRGVVAAILTNSAEHPHGIKVRLQDGRVGRVQDILPAE; via the coding sequence ATGACGGTCGAGATTGTCCAGAAGTGCGATCAACGGACAGGGAAGCGAACCCGGGGTGTCGTTGCGGCGATCCTGACGAACTCGGCGGAGCATCCCCACGGTATCAAGGTGCGGCTGCAGGACGGGCGGGTCGGCAGGGTGCAGGATATTCTCCCGGCCGAATAG
- a CDS encoding sensor histidine kinase, with protein sequence MTRTTNADQKDWPFTYIFILAILLIVIPTIGAISIHDYFQEQERMTSDLATLQNVTEESIRASVVNADAGLKLFDDALNDRLKTGFTLFLQEYNRTGGDPAEMDLAGIKEKMGGTIDLYVINESGVVEYTTYPPDQGLDFKKIPDFYADITALRLGDSFTADRVVYKQSTGQIRKYAYMPTPDHRYLLELGFVPEAFADERNRVRSMENLQELVALNPYLDSIRVYNIFADPVGEPASTASPETRRLVTEVILPSRSDYEVRDTGSGKLIRYLFIDLKDPGYPSDMSLIIELTYNTALIEQQLDQLLLYRTAIALLAIVLCSAAIFVVTRRLTRPIAEIVDDIEIIARGDLDHTIRVAATREVRVLEQSINRMVGTLKSTIQRIRESEETIREYSDALEEQVRERTADLQESTERANLYLDVLTHDINNMTNTASLYADLLLEELEGEPREYTEKVHRSLQKSTQIIRNVNTIRQIHEERAALAPVVLDEVIRAEIGHHPDTSIRYAGTDVHVLADGLLSEIFTNLIGNAAKFGGQDLEITIRVEEREDEARVTVEDTGPGIPDAMKGQLFSRFTRGGSEKSGRGLGLYICRMLVERYGGRIWVEDRVPGEPERGAAIRFTLRKAAMQN encoded by the coding sequence ATGACAAGAACCACGAATGCTGACCAAAAAGACTGGCCGTTCACCTATATCTTCATCCTGGCCATCCTCCTCATCGTCATCCCCACGATAGGAGCCATCTCTATCCACGATTACTTCCAGGAACAGGAGAGGATGACCTCGGATCTCGCAACCCTGCAGAACGTTACGGAGGAGAGCATACGCGCATCCGTCGTAAACGCCGATGCGGGGTTAAAGCTCTTCGACGACGCTCTCAACGACAGGCTCAAGACCGGTTTTACGCTCTTCCTCCAGGAGTACAACCGGACAGGCGGCGATCCTGCGGAGATGGATCTCGCGGGGATCAAGGAGAAGATGGGTGGGACGATCGATCTCTACGTCATCAACGAGAGCGGCGTTGTCGAGTACACCACCTACCCGCCCGATCAGGGGCTCGACTTCAAGAAGATTCCCGATTTTTATGCCGATATCACGGCGCTGCGCCTAGGAGATTCTTTCACCGCCGACCGGGTCGTCTACAAGCAGTCGACCGGGCAGATCCGGAAATATGCGTACATGCCGACCCCGGATCACCGCTATCTCCTCGAACTCGGTTTTGTCCCCGAAGCGTTTGCCGATGAGCGGAACAGGGTACGATCCATGGAGAATCTGCAGGAACTCGTCGCGCTCAACCCGTACCTCGACTCCATCAGGGTCTACAACATCTTTGCGGACCCAGTCGGAGAACCGGCTTCGACAGCCAGCCCGGAGACAAGGAGGCTTGTGACGGAGGTGATCCTGCCCTCCCGGTCGGACTACGAGGTGCGGGACACCGGTAGCGGCAAATTGATCCGTTACCTCTTCATTGACCTGAAAGACCCCGGGTATCCGTCGGACATGAGCCTCATCATCGAACTGACGTATAATACGGCACTCATCGAGCAACAACTCGATCAGTTGCTTCTCTACCGGACAGCCATAGCACTTCTGGCGATCGTCCTCTGCAGCGCCGCAATCTTCGTCGTAACGCGCAGACTCACACGGCCTATCGCCGAGATCGTCGATGACATCGAGATTATTGCACGCGGAGACCTCGATCACACCATCCGGGTCGCGGCGACCCGGGAGGTCAGGGTGCTCGAACAGAGCATCAACAGGATGGTGGGCACCCTGAAGTCGACCATCCAGCGCATCAGAGAATCGGAGGAGACGATCCGGGAGTACAGCGACGCCCTTGAAGAGCAGGTCCGGGAGCGGACGGCCGATCTGCAGGAGTCTACGGAGCGGGCGAACCTGTACCTGGACGTACTGACGCACGACATTAACAATATGACCAACACCGCCAGCCTCTACGCCGACCTGCTGCTGGAGGAACTCGAGGGTGAACCACGGGAGTATACGGAAAAGGTGCACCGGAGCCTTCAGAAGAGCACCCAGATCATCAGAAACGTCAACACCATCCGGCAGATCCACGAGGAGAGGGCCGCTCTCGCTCCCGTTGTACTGGACGAGGTTATACGGGCAGAGATCGGCCATCACCCCGACACCTCAATCCGGTACGCCGGAACGGACGTACATGTACTCGCCGACGGTCTGCTCTCCGAGATCTTTACGAACCTTATCGGGAATGCCGCAAAATTCGGCGGCCAGGATCTCGAGATCACCATCCGCGTCGAAGAACGCGAAGACGAGGCCCGCGTCACGGTCGAGGATACCGGCCCTGGTATTCCGGACGCTATGAAAGGGCAGCTCTTCAGCCGTTTCACCAGAGGCGGCAGCGAGAAGAGCGGCCGGGGTCTCGGGCTATACATCTGCCGAATGCTCGTCGAGCGTTACGGCGGCAGGATATGGGTCGAAGACCGGGTACCGGGCGAGCCGGAACGCGGGGCTGCGATCCGGTTCACCCTGAGGAAAGCCGCGATGCAGAACTGA
- a CDS encoding sensor histidine kinase — translation MTKKSMESREPPSFSWYLLCAIILITLPIVGFISVMDDREVENELVANYLLLQEQTEKSIGQSIHLIDTGRKLYDTSLDRRVEQGFSPFLEEYERSGRNPAAMNLAAVRAELGGDMDLYIINESGVIEYTTYEPDLLLDFRDYPEYYASITALRLGETFSAERTVRESDTGRVWKYAYMPTPDHRYLLELSTTLPENSPYFNELRYTSIVDETLALNPNLLGIRIFNEFGLQATVEREGVSTDHFGALPIVATVLRDKNTVEMIDPENGTLTRFIYIDRSDQEYALAMNGVVEMTYTTAPLADALFQTRMHHLLLALVAIMLTAGVAFPVAKRITRPIRDIADDVDAIAHGDLDHPIRASGGAEFVRLERSITTMVAALKAHIERLRASEQRIHKHSEHLEEQVRERKAELERSNQEANLYLDILIHDVNNANAVTLGYAALLTEMLQGERHAHAEKLLQRLQVSSDIIDRVSTIRKAQEEGVPLKAVDLDRIVRMEITSYPAAAIRYEPRPITVYADELLAEVFANLIGNAVKFGGDAVTVTIRIEEMEETVLISIEDTGPGIADDLKEVLFNRFRKGAEAGSRKGLGLYISRMLVERYGGRIWAEDRVPGRQECGAAVRFTLKKPTGD, via the coding sequence ATGACGAAGAAGAGCATGGAAAGTCGGGAACCGCCCTCCTTCTCCTGGTACCTGCTCTGTGCGATCATCCTGATCACCCTTCCCATCGTCGGTTTCATCTCGGTGATGGACGACCGGGAGGTCGAAAACGAGCTCGTCGCAAATTACCTCCTCCTGCAGGAGCAGACGGAGAAGAGCATCGGCCAGTCGATACACCTGATCGATACCGGGCGCAAGCTCTACGACACCTCTCTTGACCGGAGGGTGGAGCAGGGATTTTCGCCGTTCCTCGAGGAGTACGAACGATCCGGCCGGAACCCGGCGGCGATGAACCTGGCAGCGGTCAGAGCGGAGCTCGGCGGCGATATGGATCTCTACATCATCAACGAGAGCGGGGTTATTGAGTACACGACCTATGAGCCGGATCTCCTGCTCGATTTCAGGGATTATCCGGAGTACTATGCGTCCATTACGGCGCTGCGCCTCGGGGAGACCTTCTCCGCCGAGCGGACGGTACGGGAATCCGATACCGGACGTGTATGGAAGTATGCTTACATGCCGACACCTGATCACCGCTACCTCCTCGAACTCAGCACGACGCTCCCGGAGAACTCGCCGTACTTCAACGAACTCAGGTATACGTCCATCGTCGACGAGACGCTGGCACTGAACCCGAACCTGCTCGGCATCAGGATCTTCAACGAATTCGGACTGCAGGCAACCGTGGAACGCGAGGGAGTATCGACCGATCATTTTGGAGCCCTGCCTATCGTGGCAACCGTGCTCCGGGATAAAAACACCGTCGAGATGATCGATCCGGAGAACGGCACACTCACCCGGTTCATCTACATCGACCGCAGCGACCAGGAATATGCGCTCGCGATGAACGGCGTCGTCGAGATGACCTACACCACCGCACCTCTCGCAGATGCGTTGTTCCAGACACGGATGCACCACCTGCTCCTCGCTCTTGTCGCCATCATGCTGACCGCGGGGGTTGCCTTCCCCGTCGCAAAGCGTATCACCCGGCCAATCCGCGATATAGCGGACGACGTCGATGCGATCGCCCATGGGGATCTCGACCACCCGATCCGGGCGTCGGGCGGGGCGGAGTTCGTCAGGCTCGAGCGGAGCATCACCACGATGGTCGCCGCCTTAAAAGCGCATATTGAGCGGCTCAGAGCCTCCGAACAGAGAATACACAAGCACAGCGAGCACCTCGAGGAGCAGGTCAGGGAACGGAAGGCAGAACTCGAACGCTCCAATCAGGAGGCAAACCTCTACCTCGACATCCTTATCCACGACGTCAATAATGCCAACGCCGTCACCCTCGGCTATGCCGCCCTTCTCACCGAGATGCTGCAGGGAGAACGGCATGCCCATGCGGAGAAACTGCTCCAGAGGCTGCAGGTAAGCAGCGACATCATCGACCGCGTATCGACGATCAGAAAGGCGCAGGAGGAGGGGGTACCGCTCAAGGCAGTCGATCTCGATCGGATCGTCAGGATGGAGATCACCAGTTATCCGGCAGCGGCTATCCGCTACGAACCACGCCCGATCACCGTATACGCCGACGAGCTCCTCGCCGAGGTCTTCGCCAACCTGATCGGGAACGCGGTCAAGTTCGGCGGTGACGCCGTGACCGTCACCATTCGCATCGAAGAGATGGAAGAGACCGTCCTCATCTCGATTGAGGATACCGGTCCCGGAATAGCCGATGATCTGAAAGAAGTGCTCTTCAACCGGTTCAGAAAGGGTGCAGAGGCCGGAAGCAGGAAAGGACTCGGACTGTACATCTCCCGGATGCTCGTCGAGCGCTACGGCGGCAGGATATGGGCTGAGGACCGGGTGCCGGGCAGGCAGGAATGCGGAGCTGCAGTCCGGTTTACCCTGAAAAAGCCGACCGGGGACTAA
- a CDS encoding sensor histidine kinase, protein MQMKDDGTPTTRPLSFTHYLIIAILLVLIPVVVLISYIDYAGVEQQQAANDRMLQNQTERSILLSIALVDTGLRHFDDSLTQEMREGFTPVLAEYERAGGDPARMDLEAVKTKLGGVVDLYIINESGVIEYTTFKPDLGFDFTTIPYFYEYITDLRQNGDFAADRIVNEISTGALRKYAYMPTPDRRYLLELGLAESEFQKYRSMLKYKDTVARVIELNPNIDSLRIFNSRGKQVTKETVPDEDARHAMVMQAYEQKRDLELVNGTTGDAVRFIFVDLTSPDYGADTSLIVELAYNTKLAAEQLDRLLFTHALIALIALLLTVELTLIAAHRITRPIRDMADDVDAIAHGDLDHPIRASGGVEFVRLERSITTMVTALKAHIERLRASEQKEREHSEHLEEQVRERTADLQRSSEKVNLYLDIMTHDISNANNVASLYADLLLSEVAGEPEEVYVKNVRKGLEKSAQILRNVSTIRRIRETRLPLRSIDLDGIIRSEIGHYPCAAISYTGTDAYVLADELLPVIFTNLLGNAVKFGGTGITIAIRVEEQEKTIRVSVEDTGPGIPEDLKETIFNRFRRGNSRASGSGLGLYICRMLIERYGGRIWTGERVPGRPGEGAAFRFTLNRGEPQPDDGAEVSRE, encoded by the coding sequence ATGCAGATGAAGGACGACGGGACACCTACAACACGGCCGCTCTCCTTTACTCACTACCTGATCATCGCCATCCTGCTGGTACTGATCCCGGTCGTCGTGCTCATCTCCTACATAGACTATGCCGGAGTCGAGCAGCAGCAGGCAGCGAATGACAGAATGCTCCAGAACCAGACCGAACGGAGCATTCTCCTCTCCATCGCGCTCGTCGACACCGGCCTCCGGCACTTCGACGACAGCCTGACACAGGAAATGCGGGAAGGATTCACGCCAGTCCTCGCCGAGTATGAACGTGCCGGCGGCGACCCTGCCCGGATGGATCTTGAAGCCGTGAAAACAAAGCTCGGCGGGGTTGTGGATCTCTACATCATCAACGAAAGCGGTGTTATCGAGTATACCACATTCAAACCAGATCTCGGATTTGACTTTACAACGATCCCCTACTTCTACGAGTACATCACCGACCTCCGGCAGAACGGCGACTTTGCAGCGGATCGGATCGTCAACGAGATCTCAACCGGGGCACTGCGAAAATACGCGTACATGCCGACGCCCGACCGCCGCTATCTCCTCGAACTCGGGCTTGCAGAATCCGAGTTTCAGAAGTACCGCTCGATGCTGAAGTACAAAGATACCGTCGCACGGGTGATCGAACTCAACCCGAACATCGACAGTCTCCGGATCTTCAACAGCCGCGGAAAACAGGTCACCAAAGAGACGGTGCCCGATGAGGACGCCCGGCATGCCATGGTCATGCAGGCATACGAGCAGAAGCGGGATCTCGAACTTGTCAACGGAACAACGGGAGATGCGGTCCGGTTTATATTTGTCGACCTGACAAGCCCTGATTACGGCGCGGATACGAGCCTGATCGTCGAGCTTGCCTACAACACGAAGCTCGCCGCAGAGCAGCTCGATCGCCTGCTGTTCACGCATGCCCTCATCGCCTTGATAGCGCTCCTCCTCACCGTCGAGCTGACGCTCATCGCAGCCCACCGGATCACCCGGCCAATCCGCGATATGGCGGATGACGTCGATGCGATCGCCCATGGGGATCTCGACCACCCGATCCGGGCGTCGGGCGGGGTGGAGTTCGTCAGGCTCGAGCGGAGCATCACCACGATGGTCACCGCCTTAAAAGCGCATATCGAGCGGCTCAGAGCCTCGGAGCAGAAAGAGCGTGAGCACAGCGAGCACCTCGAGGAGCAGGTCAGGGAGCGGACGGCAGACCTGCAGAGGAGCAGCGAGAAGGTCAACCTGTACCTCGACATCATGACCCACGACATCAGCAACGCCAATAATGTCGCAAGCCTGTACGCAGACCTTCTCCTCTCCGAGGTCGCTGGAGAGCCCGAAGAGGTATACGTCAAGAACGTCAGGAAAGGGCTCGAGAAGAGCGCCCAGATACTGAGAAACGTCAGCACCATACGGAGAATCCGAGAGACCCGTCTCCCCCTGAGGAGTATCGATCTAGACGGGATCATCCGAAGCGAGATCGGCCACTATCCCTGTGCCGCAATCAGTTACACGGGAACGGATGCGTACGTCCTCGCCGACGAACTCCTCCCGGTAATATTCACCAATCTCCTCGGCAATGCCGTCAAGTTCGGTGGAACCGGCATTACGATCGCGATAAGGGTCGAGGAGCAGGAAAAGACCATCCGTGTCTCAGTCGAGGACACCGGCCCAGGTATCCCTGAAGACCTGAAGGAAACAATCTTCAACCGGTTCAGGCGGGGGAACAGCAGAGCGAGCGGCAGCGGTCTTGGCCTTTACATCTGCCGGATGCTCATCGAGCGCTATGGCGGCAGGATATGGACGGGAGAACGGGTGCCGGGCAGACCGGGAGAGGGGGCGGCGTTCCGGTTCACCCTTAACCGGGGAGAGCCACAACCGGATGACGGCGCCGAGGTGAGCAGGGAATGA